The region TAAGAAAGGAATTTCCCCTCGATTCGCTTTGGGCAATCACTGTTCCTCACGATTTTTTGGTGAGGTTGGAAAAGATGAAAAGTGGCATGGAGCGGGATGAGGAAATTATCGACAAAGGAATAGATCCTCGGAGAATTTCGAATGCTCATGTTGTTCCAGAAATCAAAATGGACGAGATTCAGAAAGCTGAAGTCAAGGTGCTGAGTGACTGAGATCGCGATGATTTGTGGATTGCACCTATTGGGCTGGAACCCCCCTACGCGGCTGGTGTGGTCTCCCTCCGCTGCAAGCAAGGGAGGCATTTTGCGCATACTTTGGCTTCACTTCTTCTTGTGAGGCCGCTCCACGACGAAGCAGCGGTTTCCGAGGAGGACGATTCTCGGGGAAAATTCGGTTGATGCTAATTCTTTGGGATCGACGAGGAAACGAAGAATCCTGCGTGGCTCAGTTCGTGTCTTCGGGGGAGGCTCGGTCTTCCTTTTCATGCCGGATAGGATCTCATTTTCGGCCGAATCCTAACAGTGGCAGTGCTATGGGAAGTGGAGGCGAACAGTTGAGTTGGGGAAATCTGTTCGGGTCGAAAATTGTAGAATCTGATTCTGTTTCGGTTGTCGCTTTTCTGCTAGGTTCTGGGAAATGAAAGCGATCGAGCAGGGCGATTTCCTCTACGAGCGATTGGCGCGGGAATTGGAGACCCAGATTTCCGAGGGCGTCTATGAAATCGGTGACCGATTGCCTTCGATTCGGATGCTCTGTGCGCGGAAGCGAGTCAGTGTGGCTACGGCAATGCAGTCGCTCTCGATTCTGGAAGCGCGGGGGATGGTCGAGGCTCGGCCGAAGTCCGGGTATTTCGTGCGTCGCCGCCGTTTGGATCGGGCGGTTGAGCCGCGGCCGGTGGTCTCTGATCTCCAACCGCAGGTGGTGGGGGTCTCGGATATCGTCGCTGATGTGTTTCGGCAGACTTCGGGGGCGGGCCAGGTTCCGCTTGGGGCGGGAATTCCGTCTCCGGAACTTTTACCGATTGAGCGCCTTTCCAAATTTCTGGCGGCAGCGGTTCGGGATGAACCCCGGCACCTCGGGGTCTATGGAGAAGCGGGCGGTCATCCTGAGTTTCGGAAGCAACTGGCGCGGCGCTTCTCGTTGATCGGTTGTGAGCTGGCTCCGGGAGAAATTGTTGCCACTGGTGGGGCGATGGATTCGCTGAATCTGGGGATCCGGGCGGTGACTAAGCCGGGCGATATCGTTGCGGTGGAAACTCCATGTTACTTTGGGATTTTGGAGATTCTTGAGAGTCTGGGACTCCGGGCTCTTCCCATCCCGAGCACTGGCGAGGAGGGGATCGACCTCGACTTGCTCGCCGAGGCAACTGAGCGGCATGCGGTCAAAGCGGTGGCGATGGCACCGACTTTCAGCAACCCGAATGGAAGTTGTCTGAGCGATGCCAAGCGTATCCGATTGCTCGAAATACTTGCAGACCACGACCTGCCTTTGGTGGAGGACGATCTTTATGGGGATCTTCCCTTCGAGGGGGAACGGGTACGTCCGGTGAAGGCTTTTGATCGGGAGGGACGGGTTCTCTACTGCGGTTCTTTCTCAAAGTGT is a window of Puniceicoccus vermicola DNA encoding:
- a CDS encoding PLP-dependent aminotransferase family protein produces the protein MKAIEQGDFLYERLARELETQISEGVYEIGDRLPSIRMLCARKRVSVATAMQSLSILEARGMVEARPKSGYFVRRRRLDRAVEPRPVVSDLQPQVVGVSDIVADVFRQTSGAGQVPLGAGIPSPELLPIERLSKFLAAAVRDEPRHLGVYGEAGGHPEFRKQLARRFSLIGCELAPGEIVATGGAMDSLNLGIRAVTKPGDIVAVETPCYFGILEILESLGLRALPIPSTGEEGIDLDLLAEATERHAVKAVAMAPTFSNPNGSCLSDAKRIRLLEILADHDLPLVEDDLYGDLPFEGERVRPVKAFDREGRVLYCGSFSKCLTPGLRVGWIAGGRYAERVKRLRFISTVTTPVINQIAISRFLEAGAMDRHLRGLRSALKTQVAQVSEAVLESFPAGTAISRPRGGYFLWVQLPDGIDAMELYRLADAEGIHIAPGQIFCPHASIRNRIRLSCGHPVDNRIRGGIERLGGIVRQLQKERLKRG